The DNA region CGATGGACGTCTACCGCCAGTGGTGGACGCACGACGCCCGCTGGTACCAGGGCGTGGCCCGGCGCTTCGGGCACGCGGCGGCCAACGAGATCAACGCCGAGGCGATGCGGTACGTGGCCGTCACGGTCGGCCGGCGGGTGGCCCGCGAGTTCGGCGGCCGGCCCCCGGCCGACCGTGAGGAGCTGCGCCGTCGCTACGACATGTGCTCGGAGTGGATGTTCCCCAGCGAGCTGCGGGACGGCGGCACCGCGGTCCTGCCCGGCGGCGAGATCGAGCTGGTGATGCGGAGGAACTTCGCCGTCACCATGGTCAGGATGGCCGGCTCGCTGGACGGCTACGCGTGCCCGTGCACCGACATCCACGCCGGCTGGTCGGAGGGGCTGGGCGTACGCCTGGTGCGCAACTGCTCGACCGCGTGCCTGCGCGACGGCGACCCGGCGTGCCGGCTGCTGATGGCCGTGGCGGACCCGGACGAGGCGGCGGACCCGGCCCCCGCGGAGCACCCGGGCCCGGCCGGCCTCGCGGGCGCCGCGGCGCCCGCTAACCTGGCCGTCCCCGCAGACCTGCCCGTCCCCGCGGACCCGGCGGCCCCCGCAGACCCGGCGGAGCCCACGGACCCGGTGGAGCCCGCCGGCCGAAGTCCCTGACGTTCCCGCGGAGAGGGAGTGACGATGCGCGTACTGCTCGCCGGGGCCACCGGCGTCGTCGGCCGGGCGCTGGCACCGCTGCTGCGCGAGCGCGGCCATCATGTGACGGCTATGGTCAGGTCGCCGGAGGCGGCGCCCGGACTGGACGTGGACGCGGTCGCGGTCGCCGACGCGCTGGACGGCGCGGCGGTGTCGGCGGCCGTCGTCCCGGCCCGGCCGGACGTGGTGGTCCACCAGCTGACCGCGCTGCGCGCCACGGGACCCGCCGCGTTCACCGACACCGCGCGACTGCGCACCGAGGGCACCCGCAATCTGGTCCGCGCGGCCCAGGAGTCCGGGGCGCGGCGGATGGTGGCGCAGAGCATCGCCTTCGCCACCGCGCCGCAGGGCCCGCGGGTGCTCGCCGAGGACGCCCCGCTCTACCTCGACGCGCCGGACCCGGACTGGGCGTTGACGGTACGGGCGGTCGCCGACCTGGAGCGCCAGGTCCTCGGGGCCGCGGGCCTGGACGGCGTCGTGCTCCGCTACGGAACCCTGTACGGGCCGGGGACGCTGTACGAGCCCGGTGGCCGGGTCGGCGCGGCGGTGGCCCGCGGCAGGCTGCCCCTGCCCCGGGACGCGGCGGGCGTCACGTCGTTCCTGCACGTCGAGGACGCGGCGCGGGCCGCGGCGGCGGCCGTCGACGCGGACGCCGGCGGGGTGGTCAACGTGGCGGACGACGACCCGGCCGAGGCCGCGGACTGGGTGCCCGGCTACGCACGGCTGCTCGGCGCGCCCCCGCCGCGCACGGTCCCGCCGGAGCTGGCCGGGCGCCTGCTCGGCTGGCTCCTGGCCCACCAGCTCACCGCGATGCGCGGAGCGGCCAACGACCGGGCCCGGCAGTCGCTGGGCTGGAAGCCGCTGACCCCCAGCTGGCGGACGGGCCTGGACCCTCGCTGAGCGGAGCGCCACCTGTCGCCGCGCGGGTAGCGTGACCATGTCCCCGGTGTCGTGGATCGCGTCGCGCGCCAGCGTCCTGACCGTCGGCTCCAGGCTGCCCGGGAACAGGTCCAGGTGGTCCGCCCTCGTCCACGTCCCGGTCGATGTGCCGCACCAGCGGCTCCGCGACCGGCCGGAGGACCTGACGCCGTCATCGTGCGTCTGGTTCTGCTTCACGCCGGGATGCGAGGGCGTGGTGGGTGCCTTCTACTGGGAGACGAGGACCGGCGCCGCGGACGGTAAGGCCCCCGCGGGAGTGAGGCGATCGCCCCCCCGAGACCCCGTGGACGGGCGGGCTCGTGTCCGGGCGTACCCCCACATCCGCGAAGGAGGAAGCGCATGCCGTACTGCACCACGCGTGACGGGGTCGAGATCTTCTACAAGGACTGGGGAAGCGGGCGCCCGGTCGTGTTCATCCACGGCTGGCCGCTGAACGGCGACGCCTGGCAGGACCAGCTCAAGGCCGTGGCCGACGCCGGATTCCGCGGCATCGCCCACGACCGCCGCGGACACGGCCGCTCCACCCCCGTCTGGGACGGCTACGACTGGGACACCTTCGCCGACGACCTCGACGACCTCGTCACGGGCCTGGACCTGCACGACGTCACGCTGGTGGCGCACTCGATGGGCGGCGGCGAACTCGCCCGTTACATCGGACGCCACGGAACCGGTCGGATCCGTTCCGCGGTCCTCCTGTCGGCCATCCCGCCGCTGATGCTCAAGGGCCCGGACAACCCCGACGGTGTCCCGCAGGAGGTCTTCGACCAGATCAAGGCCGGCATCGTCACCGAGCGCTCGCAGTTCTGGAAGGACACCGCGGTCGGCTTCTTCAGCGCCGACCGGTCGGGGACCAAGGCCACCCAGGGCAACAAGGACGCCTTCTGGCTGATGGCCATGCAGGAGACCATCGAGGGCGGCGTCGCCTGTGTGGACGCCTTCTCGAACACGGACTTCACCGAGGACCTGAAGAAGTTCGACGTCCCCACCCTGATCGTCCACGGCGACGACGACCAGGTGGTGCCCATCGACGCCACCGGCCGCAGGTCCGCGCGGATCATCCCCGACGCGACCTTGAAGGTCTACGAGGGCGGCTCGCACGGCATCGCGCTGGTGCCCGGGGACAAGGAAAAGTTCAACCGGGACCTGCTGGACTTCCTCCAGCGCTGACGCTGGGGCTCAGCGGACCGGACGTCGTACGGGCCGGCCGCCGCCCCCGTACGGCGGCGGCCGGCTCCGCCCGGTCCCGCGCGGGTCAGGCGAGCTCGGCCTGGAGGCACTGCGCAAGCCGCTCGGCGATCGCCTCCTGGTCGGCTCCGGGCAGTCGTGCGGCGCGCCGGTAGTCCGCGGCGGCGGCGCCGGGATCGCCCGCGGCCTGGTGGACGTAGCCGCGGTTGAACAGCAGGTCGGGGTCGTCGCCCGTGACGTCGATCGCCCGGGTGAGGTCGGCGAGCGCCGCGGGGTGGTCGCCGGTCTCGGCGTGCAGCACGGCCCGGTTGGCGAGCGCGGCGGCGTGCCGCGGATCGCCGTCCAGAGCCGCGTCGAAGGCCAGCCGCGCGGCGCCGAGATCGCCGTCCTCCATGGCCAGCAGGCCCTGGGCGCACAGCAGTTCCGGATCGCCGGGATGGATCGACAGGCCCTCGGCCACGCGGTGCGCCGCCTCCTCGGTCAGGCCCTC from Actinacidiphila sp. DG2A-62 includes:
- a CDS encoding NAD-dependent epimerase/dehydratase family protein codes for the protein MRVLLAGATGVVGRALAPLLRERGHHVTAMVRSPEAAPGLDVDAVAVADALDGAAVSAAVVPARPDVVVHQLTALRATGPAAFTDTARLRTEGTRNLVRAAQESGARRMVAQSIAFATAPQGPRVLAEDAPLYLDAPDPDWALTVRAVADLERQVLGAAGLDGVVLRYGTLYGPGTLYEPGGRVGAAVARGRLPLPRDAAGVTSFLHVEDAARAAAAAVDADAGGVVNVADDDPAEAADWVPGYARLLGAPPPRTVPPELAGRLLGWLLAHQLTAMRGAANDRARQSLGWKPLTPSWRTGLDPR
- a CDS encoding tetratricopeptide repeat protein, which gives rise to MPLTPPIHELHYNRADARRTAGDAEGALADLRYVLELEPDYHPARVNLVSLLTEEGLTEEAAHRVAEGLSIHPGDPELLCAQGLLAMEDGDLGAARLAFDAALDGDPRHAAALANRAVLHAETGDHPAALADLTRAIDVTGDDPDLLFNRGYVHQAAGDPGAAAADYRRAARLPGADQEAIAERLAQCLQAELA
- a CDS encoding alpha/beta fold hydrolase translates to MPYCTTRDGVEIFYKDWGSGRPVVFIHGWPLNGDAWQDQLKAVADAGFRGIAHDRRGHGRSTPVWDGYDWDTFADDLDDLVTGLDLHDVTLVAHSMGGGELARYIGRHGTGRIRSAVLLSAIPPLMLKGPDNPDGVPQEVFDQIKAGIVTERSQFWKDTAVGFFSADRSGTKATQGNKDAFWLMAMQETIEGGVACVDAFSNTDFTEDLKKFDVPTLIVHGDDDQVVPIDATGRRSARIIPDATLKVYEGGSHGIALVPGDKEKFNRDLLDFLQR